The genomic stretch GACGAGCGCCGCCAGGGTCAACTGGCGAAACTGTTCCCGCAGGGCCTGCTGTATCAGGTCAGTCCGCAGGAGTTGATGGCCACCGGCGTGCTGGCGCGGCCCCGCGTGGAGGAACCCGGGACCAGCGTGCAGGTCGACTTTCCCGAGGAGTCCTACCAGCAGTGGCTGGGGTCGTACCGGGATATTCCCGAGAACGTGATCGAACACCTGGCCCGCAACCGCCAGCGCAACGCGCTGATCGCCGACACGTACGTGCAGCACCGGGAGAGGTATGGGCAGACGATCATCTTCGCGGACCGCTGGTACCAGTGCACGGCGCTGGTGGAACTGCTCCGGGAGCGGGGCGTGCGGGCCGGGGCGATCTTCACGCACCGGGACGCAGACCTCGGTTCTCCGGACGCCCGGAACGGCCGCAGCAGCGATGAGAACGAGGCGACTCTGTCGCAGTTCCGGCGTGGGGAGCTGGACGTCCTGGTGAACATCCGGATGCTGACCGAGGGCACCGACGTGCCGGGCGTGCAGACCGTCTTCCTGACCCGCCAGACGACCAGCCGCATTCTCCTCACCCAGATGATCGGCCGGGCCTTGCGCGGTCCACGGTTCGGGGGGACGGCCGAGGCGTACATCGTGGCGTTCATTGACGAGTGGAAACAGCACGTCAACTGGGCCCGGTGGGATGACCTGATCGCCGGACCGACCGACGAAGAAGAGACCGCCGGAAGTACCCGCCTGCCCATCCAGACGATCAGCATCGAACTGGTCGAACGTCTCGCCCGTGATCTCGATCCCGGCGTCGGTGACGTGACGCCGTTCATCAGTCTGCTGCCGCTGGGCTGGTATGCGGTGAGCTACGACGCGGCTGTTGAGGGTGTGGCCGGCGGTGAGATGCGGACGGCAGACGGCGCGGCTGAGCCCCCGGCGGATGACGTTGAAACAGTGCGTCAGCTCGTGCCGGTCTATGACCGTGACGAGGCCGGGTACCACGCCCTGTTCCAGGCGCTGACTGAGGAGGTCCTCGGCGACTTCGACGATGTTCAGCTGCCGGACGGCGCAGCTGCTCAGATCGCGGCGTGGGCTGGACGGCACTTCGGTGCGGGTGAGCGCCTCACCCGGCTCGAGCAGGACGTCCTGTCGGTGGTCCGTCACCGGGCCCAGAACGATCAGTGGCCCCGCTTCAGTCCGTTTGACGCCCGCGACCAGCATGACATCGATGCGCTGGCACGGACGTTCGCGTTCACCCAGGAGCTGTCCCGCGTGGCGGAGGACCGGGTACTGCGCGAAGAATACGTGCGTGAGGACCGCCTGTGGGTCACCCTGTACCGCAACTACGATCAGTTCAAACGTCAGTACGATCAGAGCGTCAACCGCCTGATCAACGTGGACACGCCGGTCAGCGCGCCGGACCTCGCCACGGTCCCGGAAACGTTCGACCTGCCCGAAGCCCCGCAGACAGTGAAGCAGGCGGTGAAGAAGCGGGACCGGAAGTGCCTGTGCTGCGGCGCCACGAAGGGGTTGCAGGTCGATCATATTCAGGCCCGGTACGTCGGTGGTGCGCACGCCCTGGAGAACCTCCAGACCCTCTGCCGGAAATGCAACCGCCTGAAAGGCACCCGGACCATGAATTTCCTTCTCCGGGAGACGCCTTGCCGGAGCGCCGCGCAGGTCGGCGTCAGCGCCGGTGCGGCCTTCACGGATCAGCCGGAACAGCTGGAATATCAGTTGCGCCGGATCATCAACTTCGGGTTCGAGTGCAGCGCCATCGACATGGTGGGGACCGAGTGGTCAGCCCGGAGCGGCCGCGTGTGGACCGTGACCCTCCGCGAAGGGAATGACCCGGCCTGGATTCGTCCGGTCATCAAGCAGGCTTACGCCGGTTGGCAGAGGGGCAATCCCGACTTCGCGGCTTCCATCGCGAGCAAGATCGTTGTCCGCTCGGCAACGGGGACCTGAACAGAGGCCCGGCAGACCGCTTTCCGCACTGCGGTATGACCCTATCAGCAGCCGTGATCACCTCTGTTTCTTTCAGAGAAACCCGTTGGCCGGGTCGACACTCGGCCCATGAACATCACCTTCGAGGTCACGCCCGCCCGCCCCGTCCCGGCCACGCCCACGGTCACGGACTTCCTGATCACGGTGACGCCCGCCGCCACGCCTGGCCCGGCGCCCCTGGACCTCGCCCTGGTCATCGACACCAGCGGCAGCATGGGGGGCCTTCCGCTGGAGATGGCCCGCGCCGCCGCCAATGGACTTCTGACCCGGCTCGGCCCGGATGACCGCGTCACGCTCGCCACGTTCTCGGGCGGCCCCGTCCTGCACGCGCCCCTGCAGCCGGTCGGGGACGGCCGGGCCCTGCAGGCGCACCTGAGTAGACTGCGCGCCACCGGCGGTACTGCCCTGCACGCCGGCTGGCAGCTCGGGGCGGGACTGCTGCTCGGCGCGCGCCACCCCAACCGGCTGCCCAGCGTCCTGCTGCTCACCGACGGCCGGCCCAACGTGGGTGAGCACCGCCCGGCCGTCCTGGCCGCCGACCTGGCGCACGCCCTCACGCAGGGCGTCAGTACCAGCGTGGTCGGGACCGGCCTGCGGTACAACGAGCGCCTCCTCGAACGGCTCGCTGGTGCCGGTGACGGCCACTTCCATCACGCTGAACGCAGCGACGGCCTCCCCGCCCTGTTTCAGACGGAACTGGCGCATCTGCAACGCACGGTCGCCCGCCACGCCACACTGCGCGCCGACGGCCTGGAGGTGCTCGATGTCCTGAATGACCTGCCCCGCAGCGGGTACGACCTCCGCCTGCCTCCCCTGCGGGCCGGGCAGTCCCTGCGGCTGGTGTGCCGCGTG from Deinococcus seoulensis encodes the following:
- a CDS encoding DEAD/DEAH box helicase family protein, translating into MTAAIRRGLATYALQDVRAYPSTKTPAGHQDRALAALHAWQRRPAGVKGGVLVLPTGGGKTFTATRYLTTGPLTQGHRVLWLAHTHHLLDQAFEGFGRGADGRYELGHVGGSRSSITVRTVSGTIGHGKVTEIKRTDDIVIMTLQTLARAMGTQAHAGLKGFLKAAASSGLTVVFDECHHAPAPSFRRLIEALRAAVPELHLLGLTATPTYTDERRQGQLAKLFPQGLLYQVSPQELMATGVLARPRVEEPGTSVQVDFPEESYQQWLGSYRDIPENVIEHLARNRQRNALIADTYVQHRERYGQTIIFADRWYQCTALVELLRERGVRAGAIFTHRDADLGSPDARNGRSSDENEATLSQFRRGELDVLVNIRMLTEGTDVPGVQTVFLTRQTTSRILLTQMIGRALRGPRFGGTAEAYIVAFIDEWKQHVNWARWDDLIAGPTDEEETAGSTRLPIQTISIELVERLARDLDPGVGDVTPFISLLPLGWYAVSYDAAVEGVAGGEMRTADGAAEPPADDVETVRQLVPVYDRDEAGYHALFQALTEEVLGDFDDVQLPDGAAAQIAAWAGRHFGAGERLTRLEQDVLSVVRHRAQNDQWPRFSPFDARDQHDIDALARTFAFTQELSRVAEDRVLREEYVREDRLWVTLYRNYDQFKRQYDQSVNRLINVDTPVSAPDLATVPETFDLPEAPQTVKQAVKKRDRKCLCCGATKGLQVDHIQARYVGGAHALENLQTLCRKCNRLKGTRTMNFLLRETPCRSAAQVGVSAGAAFTDQPEQLEYQLRRIINFGFECSAIDMVGTEWSARSGRVWTVTLREGNDPAWIRPVIKQAYAGWQRGNPDFAASIASKIVVRSATGT